A window of the Thalassospira indica genome harbors these coding sequences:
- a CDS encoding c-type cytochrome, whose protein sequence is MNTMEINKIVAGVICAVLLVVVVGKVGSALVHPEELEAPVYPFSEDVMAGANAPAAAPAEPAGPEPILAMLASADMGEGEKVFKKCASCHDVEKGGPNKTGPNLYGIVGAAFAHKDDFSYSDGMANHGGTWGFEELNEFLYKPRDYIDGTKMSFGGLKKAEDRAAVIAWLNTKSDNPVALPDPAAVEAAEAVDQAADAVEETVDEAAEAVEGAVEEAGDAVDAATAQ, encoded by the coding sequence ATGAACACGATGGAAATCAACAAGATCGTCGCCGGCGTTATTTGTGCTGTGCTTCTGGTAGTGGTTGTCGGCAAGGTCGGCAGCGCACTGGTCCATCCCGAGGAATTGGAAGCACCGGTATATCCGTTCTCCGAAGATGTGATGGCGGGTGCAAATGCCCCGGCTGCTGCACCGGCAGAACCGGCAGGCCCGGAACCGATTCTTGCCATGCTGGCCTCTGCCGACATGGGTGAAGGCGAGAAAGTCTTCAAAAAATGCGCATCCTGCCATGACGTCGAAAAAGGCGGCCCGAACAAAACCGGCCCGAACCTTTATGGCATCGTTGGTGCCGCGTTCGCGCACAAGGATGACTTCTCCTACTCTGACGGGATGGCCAACCATGGTGGCACCTGGGGCTTTGAGGAGCTGAACGAGTTCCTTTACAAGCCGCGCGATTACATCGATGGCACCAAAATGAGCTTTGGCGGTCTGAAAAAGGCCGAAGATCGTGCCGCGGTTATTGCCTGGCTGAACACCAAGTCTGACAACCCGGTCGCCCTGCCCGATCCGGCAGCGGTTGAAGCCGCCGAAGCGGTTGACCAAGCAGCCGACGCGGTTGAAGAGACTGTCGATGAGGCAGCCGAAGCCGTTGAAGGCGCAGTTGAAGAAGCCGGCGATGCTGTTGACGCGGCCACCGCGCAGTAA
- a CDS encoding prephenate dehydratase yields the protein MTAQQRIAFQGMHGAYSDQAARRAFPGATTVPYRTFEGAFSALEDGDVDLAVIPIDNTLAGRVADVHHILPESGVHIIGETFLRINHALVGVPGTKIEDIKEIHSHVHALGQCRKLRKELGVNAVVGPDTAGCAKEVADRGDKSIAAIAPVLAAEIYGLDVLRTEVEDAEHNTTRFIILAREPLDIPNDGTPVVTSFVFRVRNVAAALYKALGGFATNGINMTKLESYMVEGHFTATQFFAEVEAHPEQLGLRHALEELQFFSHEVRILGVYPAHSFRKENNLPAE from the coding sequence ATGACTGCGCAACAAAGGATCGCTTTTCAGGGAATGCACGGTGCCTATTCAGATCAGGCAGCCCGTCGCGCCTTTCCGGGTGCAACGACAGTACCGTACAGGACCTTTGAAGGCGCCTTTAGCGCACTCGAAGATGGCGATGTCGATCTGGCCGTGATCCCGATTGATAACACGCTGGCCGGGCGGGTGGCGGACGTTCACCACATCCTGCCTGAATCCGGTGTGCATATCATCGGTGAAACCTTCCTGCGCATTAACCATGCGCTGGTTGGCGTACCGGGCACGAAGATCGAAGACATCAAGGAAATCCACAGCCACGTTCACGCGCTTGGCCAATGCCGCAAATTGCGCAAGGAACTCGGTGTGAATGCCGTGGTCGGGCCGGATACCGCGGGCTGTGCCAAGGAAGTTGCTGATCGCGGCGATAAATCGATTGCCGCCATCGCACCGGTGCTGGCAGCCGAGATTTATGGTCTTGATGTGCTCCGGACCGAGGTCGAAGACGCCGAACACAACACCACGCGCTTTATCATTCTGGCGCGTGAACCGCTCGACATTCCCAATGACGGCACCCCGGTGGTGACAAGCTTTGTCTTCCGGGTGCGCAACGTTGCGGCTGCGCTCTATAAGGCACTCGGTGGTTTTGCCACCAACGGCATCAACATGACCAAGCTTGAAAGCTACATGGTTGAAGGCCACTTCACCGCGACCCAGTTCTTTGCCGAGGTCGAAGCCCACCCCGAACAACTTGGCCTGCGCCATGCGCTCGAAGAACTGCAATTTTTCTCGCACGAAGTCCGCATTCTGGGTGTTTATCCGGCGCACTCCTTCCGCAAGGAAAACAACCTTCCGGCGGAATAG
- a CDS encoding 3-deoxy-manno-octulosonate cytidylyltransferase — protein MSTPRNPVVVIPARMASTRLPNKPLADICGEPMIVQVWKRATEAGIGPVLVACAEQEIADAVTAAGGIAVLTDPDLPSGSDRVHQALQTFDPEGKFDAVVNVQGDLPTIDAADIRAVFEPLADPNVDIATLAAEIKRDEERTNPNVVKAVAAFGSGRVARALYFTRATAPYGDGPLYHHIGLYTYRRAALDRFVSLPPAELEQREKLEQLRALENGMVIAVALVDGVPLGVDTQEDLERAREVLGA, from the coding sequence ATGTCGACCCCGCGCAATCCTGTCGTTGTAATTCCCGCCCGAATGGCGTCCACGCGTTTGCCCAATAAACCGCTGGCCGATATCTGTGGCGAACCAATGATCGTTCAGGTTTGGAAGCGCGCGACGGAGGCCGGAATCGGTCCGGTCCTGGTCGCCTGCGCCGAACAGGAAATTGCTGACGCGGTCACTGCTGCCGGGGGTATTGCCGTTCTGACCGATCCCGACCTGCCCAGCGGGTCGGACCGTGTGCATCAGGCACTGCAAACCTTCGACCCCGAAGGCAAATTTGATGCGGTGGTCAATGTGCAGGGGGATCTGCCGACCATTGATGCCGCCGACATCCGCGCAGTGTTTGAACCGCTTGCCGATCCGAATGTCGATATCGCGACCCTGGCGGCTGAAATCAAACGCGATGAAGAACGCACCAACCCCAATGTGGTCAAGGCCGTCGCGGCCTTTGGTTCGGGGCGTGTCGCACGCGCCCTTTATTTCACCCGTGCAACCGCACCCTATGGTGACGGGCCGCTTTATCATCACATCGGTCTTTATACCTATCGCCGTGCCGCCCTTGATCGGTTCGTTTCCCTGCCCCCCGCAGAACTCGAACAACGCGAAAAGCTTGAACAGCTGCGCGCGCTTGAAAACGGCATGGTGATCGCGGTCGCCCTTGTTGATGGCGTGCCGCTTGGTGTCGATACACAAGAAGACCTTGAACGCGCGCGCGAAGTGCTGGGTGCATAG
- a CDS encoding methyl-accepting chemotaxis protein: protein MRFRVVTGIFSIPAICLLVLLAIIATVALNYQTSLRNGKFEQISHLTEGAVTIVNSYIAKAKSGEMTEDEAKAAALDVLNAYRFDGQNYIFATDYNYCMQLDPLSPEDVGKCNPDSKVRNMIVAAAKAGGDVILYETKKPGEGDKLIEKAAYVRPIKEWNWALGAGVYMDDVQAEFISVMQRIAIISVIAIIIAGVLSWLVGTRITRSIVGLNSSIRTIADGDYKAPVETESRFVEIGDMAAGVLALRDKSAQAQQLEADAAVQKQKAEEERRSNIRAIAEKLESEVGGIAKAVDRSVQRSADLAVSMSQSADGILGQSQQVASAAGEVSQNVDAVAAATEELSSSITEINVQISQMSNTVERATDESQSASNDVAGLSETVDKIKEIIGLINDIAGQTNLLALNATIEAARAGEAGKGFAVVANEVKNLATQTAKATDEIAAQINDIVDGTERAVTGISRVSETIEQVRSASTAIAAAIEEQGAATQEISGNANRSADGVKQISQSVDETMKNAQGTTNDADELKSASAELSDRSAELSQIIHRFSTDLKNQAGS from the coding sequence ATGCGATTTCGGGTCGTCACAGGGATATTTTCGATTCCCGCCATCTGCCTGCTGGTGCTGCTTGCCATCATTGCAACAGTTGCCTTGAACTATCAGACAAGTCTTCGAAACGGGAAATTTGAACAGATTTCGCACCTGACCGAAGGCGCTGTCACCATCGTCAACAGTTATATCGCCAAAGCAAAAAGCGGCGAGATGACCGAAGACGAAGCCAAGGCTGCGGCCCTGGATGTGCTCAATGCATACCGGTTTGACGGCCAGAACTATATCTTTGCGACAGATTACAATTACTGCATGCAGCTCGACCCGCTGAGCCCGGAAGATGTTGGCAAGTGTAATCCCGACAGCAAGGTGCGCAATATGATTGTTGCCGCAGCCAAGGCGGGCGGCGATGTGATCCTGTATGAAACCAAGAAGCCGGGTGAAGGTGACAAACTGATCGAGAAAGCCGCCTATGTGCGCCCGATCAAGGAATGGAACTGGGCCCTTGGCGCTGGCGTCTATATGGACGATGTTCAGGCAGAATTCATTTCTGTCATGCAGCGCATTGCGATCATTTCCGTGATTGCGATCATCATTGCCGGTGTTTTGTCCTGGCTTGTCGGTACGCGGATCACGCGCAGCATCGTCGGCCTGAACAGCAGCATTCGCACGATTGCCGATGGCGATTACAAGGCCCCGGTCGAAACCGAATCCCGGTTCGTTGAAATCGGCGACATGGCCGCCGGTGTTCTGGCACTGCGTGACAAGTCGGCACAGGCCCAGCAGCTTGAAGCTGATGCCGCCGTGCAGAAACAAAAAGCCGAAGAAGAACGCCGCAGCAATATCCGCGCCATCGCCGAGAAGCTTGAAAGCGAAGTCGGCGGGATCGCCAAAGCGGTTGATCGTTCGGTTCAACGCAGTGCCGATCTTGCGGTGAGCATGTCACAGAGTGCCGATGGCATTCTGGGCCAGAGCCAGCAGGTTGCGTCCGCCGCCGGTGAAGTTTCCCAGAACGTCGATGCAGTTGCCGCCGCGACCGAGGAACTTTCATCCTCGATCACCGAGATCAACGTTCAGATTTCCCAGATGTCAAACACTGTCGAACGGGCAACCGATGAAAGCCAAAGCGCATCTAATGACGTTGCCGGCCTGTCGGAGACTGTCGACAAGATCAAGGAAATCATTGGCCTGATCAACGATATTGCCGGTCAGACCAACCTTCTGGCGCTGAACGCCACCATCGAGGCCGCGCGCGCCGGTGAAGCGGGCAAAGGCTTTGCGGTTGTGGCAAACGAGGTCAAAAACCTTGCCACCCAGACGGCAAAGGCGACCGATGAAATCGCCGCCCAGATCAATGACATTGTTGACGGCACCGAACGTGCGGTGACTGGCATTTCGCGGGTTTCGGAAACCATCGAACAGGTCCGAAGCGCATCAACCGCAATTGCGGCTGCCATTGAAGAACAGGGTGCGGCAACGCAGGAAATTTCGGGCAATGCCAACCGCAGTGCGGATGGTGTGAAACAGATTTCCCAGAGCGTTGACGAAACTATGAAGAACGCCCAGGGCACGACCAACGATGCCGATGAACTGAAATCGGCATCGGCAGAGCTTTCGGATCGCTCGGCTGAACTGAGCCAGATCATTCATCGTTTCTCGACCGACTTGAAGAACCAAGCCGGGTCGTAA